A genomic region of Metopolophium dirhodum isolate CAU chromosome 1, ASM1992520v1, whole genome shotgun sequence contains the following coding sequences:
- the LOC132934913 gene encoding transcriptional repressor CTCFL-like: protein MSENEGTTYVLDVGSSENTMTFDGSFIKLEASTSDTETITEIQNYLDSFNKEIEGNELTHVQTDGNSVDPAHLIDQNDQYYYQATTGDGQMVMVGGLSGLDLEIMACTNQKNLSNLTEITLPNAQDKIKKDNPQIVASGDGGYQMVTLVQADTDPHNYVVYVVNQNDSNYETSNYSKEISKEDHDSDVTNVYNFIDGKDPTPPKKQEIEEEDEKTKILRLVPKKSQTSLLHLCDYCPYSTGKRYLLSRHMKSHSKERPHICTICDRGFKTLTSLQNHVNTHTGTKPYSCRSCPSNFTTSGELVRHVRYKHTHEKPHKCTVCDYASVELSKMRNHMRCHTGERPYQCPHCTYASPDTFKLKRHLRIHTGEKPYECDICFTKFTQSNSLKTHRQIHSGEKPVFKCDLCPATCGRKTDLRIHVQKLHTSDKPIKCKRCGDAFPDRYQYKVHCLSHKGEKCFKCELCSYASTFQRHLETHMLTHTDEKPFQCDQCDRSFRQQQLLRRHHNLHHNLAYIRPPPQEKPYHCNTCKLSFRHKGNLLRHMEVHLQESTRNYRKTALKKKLEYIDSADEDESENDTSIPSSGTGAITVQGEDGQQYVLLEVIQLGGQDQINNTSTNVSIKQVEKSSSPSQKDLTVLDPLSLIDVKEECDDGIENFFGFDDKDDS from the exons TGTTAGATGTCGGATCATCTGAAAATACTATGACTTTTGATGGGAGTTTCATAAAGTTGGAGGCTTCAACTTCTGACACTGAAACTATAACAGAAATACAAAATTACTTGGATTCATTTAATAAAGAAATTGAAGGAAATGAATTAACACACGTACAAACtg atGGGAACTCAGTAGATCCTGCACATCTCATAGATCAAAAtgaccaatattattatcaagcaACTACAGGAGATGGCCAGATGGTTATGGTTGGag gacTTTCAGGACTTGATTTAGAAATTATGGCTTgcacaaatcaaaaaaatttaagtaactTAACTGAAATTACTCTGCCTAATGcacaagataaaattaaaaaagataaccctcaa ATTGTTGCTTCAGGAGATGGGGGATATCAAATGGTCACTCTCGTTCAAGCTGACACTGACCCCCACAATTATGTTGTATATGTAGTCAATCAAAATGATAGCAATTATGAAACATCAAACTATAGTAAGGAGATTTCTAAAGAAGATCATGATTCCGATgttacaaatgtatataatttcattGATGGGAAAGATCCAACTCCACCAAAAAAACAAGAAATAGAA gaaGAAgatgaaaaaactaaaatacttagGTTAGTTCCTAAAAAGTCACAAACTTCTCTATTACATCTATGTGATTATTGTCCTTACTCTACTGGAAAAAG atatttgttATCTCGTCATATGAAATCTCATTCTAAAGAACGTCCACATATATGTACTATTTGTGATCGTGGTTTCAAAACTTTAACTTCTTTGCAAAATCATGTTAATACTCATACTGGAACAAAACCATATAGTTGTCGAAGTTGTCCAAGTAATTTTACTACATCAG GAGAACTTGTTAGACATGTTCGGTATAAGCATACTCATGAAAAACCACATAAATGTACAGTATGTGATTATGCTAGTGTAGAACTGAGCAAAATGAGAAATCACATGAGATGTCATACTGGTGAAAGACCATACcaa tgtccCCATTGTACTTATGCAAGTCCagatacatttaaattgaaGCGCCATTTGCGTATACATACTGGTGAGAAACCATATGAGTGTGATATTTGCTTTACTAAGTTTACCCAATCCAACAGTTTAAAAACACACAGACAAATACATAGTg gTGAAAAGCCTGTATTTAAATGTGACCTTTGTCCAGCCACTTGTGGTCGAAAAACTGATTTACGTATTCATGTACAAAAGCTTCATACTTCCGACAAACCTATTAAGTGCAAGCGATGTGGTGATGCATTCCCTGATCGTTACCAGTATAAA GTTCACTGTCTTTCACACAAAGgggaaaaatgttttaaatgtgaATTGTGTTCTTATGCTTCCACATTTCAGCGTCATCTTGAAACTCATATGTTAACACATACAGATGAAAAACCATTTCAATGTGATCAATGTGATcgg TCATTCAGACAACAACAATTACTACGCCGCCATCATAATTTGCATCATAATCTAGCATATATACGACCTCCTCCACAAGAGAAACCTTATCACTGTAATACATGCAAACTATCATTTAGACATAAAGGAAATTTACTAAGACATATGGAAGTTCATTTGCAAGAATCAACTAGAAATTATCGAAAgactgcattaaaaaaaaaactagaa TATATAGATTCAGCTGATGAGGATGAATCTGAGAACGACACAAGTATTCCATCAAGTGGAACTGGAGCTATAACAGTACAAGGTGAAGATGGACAGCAATATGTTCTACTTGAAGTGATTCAACTTGGTGGTCAAGATCAGATAAATAACACATCTACAAATGTATCAATAAAACAAGTTGAGAAATCTTCCT cACCAAGTCAAAAAGACCTTACAGTTTTAGATCCACTGTCTTTAATAGACGTGAAAGAAGAATGTGATGATGgcattgaaaatttttttggttttgatgaCAAAGATGATAGTTAA